A window of Tautonia plasticadhaerens contains these coding sequences:
- a CDS encoding prenyltransferase/squalene oxidase repeat-containing protein produces the protein MRRSNRPKLWRRARILLRRGLARVDRRPPAWLDQLTPWGGSLLAHAVLLILIAILAFLVPPADDLRPGDPGFRADLADQLVDDLTTLESLDEVGDPFTTLDDETPSLPTELVPTLVNVPDLADRFGPETDLTPMEVAVERPDRFLPGQEDVAIRLGGLSQVAPFTGRSAAMKAALLRSEGGTVESEEAVERGLDWLARHQGPAGNWSLDPRPYCTEGPCPGGGSMASDTAATGLALLPMLGAGHSHTEPGRYRASLERGLAWLRGVQQPSGELFLGGGDNSRMYSHAIASMALCEAYGVSKDLELRGPAERAIRFIILSQNQLDGGWRYQPGDPGDTSVFGWQMLALRSASLSGIPVPGPVVDGCRRYLDAAAADPAGATYAYRPGRRVSPVMTAEALLCRQYLGWKRTAPALRQGAGLVFKDLMTSGERNMYYWYYATQLLHNIGGPTWKQWNARIRDGLVANQVKGVSCDRGSWDPDAPQPDRWGRSAGRHYMTCMSLLTLEVYYRYLPLYQERDLNPLASPPPAPAD, from the coding sequence ATGCGCCGATCGAATCGACCGAAGCTCTGGAGGAGGGCCCGGATCCTGCTGCGTCGCGGCCTGGCCCGGGTCGACCGCCGCCCCCCGGCCTGGCTGGACCAGCTCACCCCCTGGGGCGGCAGCCTGCTCGCCCACGCGGTCCTGCTGATCCTCATCGCCATCCTCGCCTTCCTCGTCCCCCCGGCCGACGACCTCCGCCCGGGAGACCCCGGTTTCCGGGCCGACCTGGCCGACCAGCTCGTCGACGACCTGACCACCCTGGAATCGCTCGACGAGGTCGGCGACCCCTTCACCACGCTCGACGACGAGACCCCCTCGCTGCCCACCGAGCTGGTCCCGACCCTCGTCAACGTCCCCGACCTGGCCGACCGCTTCGGCCCCGAGACGGACCTGACGCCGATGGAGGTCGCCGTCGAGCGGCCCGACCGCTTCCTCCCCGGCCAGGAGGACGTGGCCATCCGCCTGGGCGGCCTCTCCCAGGTCGCCCCGTTCACCGGCCGGAGCGCCGCGATGAAGGCGGCACTGCTCCGGAGCGAGGGGGGGACGGTCGAGTCCGAGGAGGCCGTCGAGCGCGGGCTCGACTGGCTGGCCCGGCACCAGGGGCCCGCCGGCAACTGGTCGCTCGACCCCCGCCCTTACTGCACCGAGGGGCCGTGCCCCGGCGGCGGGTCGATGGCCTCCGACACCGCCGCCACCGGCCTGGCCCTGCTGCCGATGCTCGGCGCCGGCCACAGCCACACCGAGCCCGGCCGATACCGGGCCAGCCTCGAGCGCGGCCTGGCCTGGCTGAGGGGCGTCCAGCAGCCCAGCGGCGAGCTGTTCCTCGGCGGCGGCGACAACTCCCGGATGTACAGCCACGCCATCGCCTCGATGGCCCTCTGCGAGGCCTACGGGGTCTCCAAGGACCTGGAACTCCGGGGTCCCGCCGAGCGGGCCATCCGCTTCATCATCCTCTCCCAGAACCAGCTCGACGGCGGCTGGCGATACCAGCCGGGCGACCCCGGGGACACCTCCGTCTTCGGCTGGCAGATGCTCGCCTTGCGCAGCGCCTCGCTGTCGGGGATCCCCGTCCCCGGGCCGGTCGTCGACGGCTGCCGACGCTACCTCGACGCCGCCGCCGCCGACCCCGCCGGCGCCACCTACGCCTACCGCCCCGGCCGCCGGGTCAGCCCCGTGATGACCGCCGAGGCCCTGCTCTGCCGCCAGTACCTCGGCTGGAAGCGTACCGCCCCCGCCCTCCGGCAGGGGGCCGGCCTGGTCTTCAAGGACCTGATGACCTCCGGCGAGCGGAACATGTATTACTGGTACTACGCCACCCAGCTGCTCCACAACATCGGCGGCCCCACGTGGAAACAGTGGAACGCCCGGATCCGGGACGGCCTGGTCGCCAATCAGGTCAAGGGCGTCTCGTGCGACCGGGGCAGCTGGGACCCCGACGCCCCCCAGCCCGACCGCTGGGGCCGCTCCGCCGGCCGGCATTACATGACCTGCATGT
- a CDS encoding serine/threonine-protein kinase, which produces MNRPEDVRNGRGVALGGTRPQGEPTTTEGDPPTESHAGPASSRSDSRVTAALERYLSEIEAGRKPDRAAFLALHPGIAEELGDCLDGLDLVRSAADDLAGTGRYEAPFPTATVLGDFRILREIGRGGMGVVYEAEQRSLGRRVALKVLPFAASLDPRQRQRFQVEAQAAALLHHAHIVPVYGVGTDRGVPFYAMQFIDGRSLAALIEELRDHPRHPGPGRTEGPGAAAGPAPSPPIGPDPTPPRSDAEGPPSSGARSGRRSSSRGRSRDRESHRSAARLGLQAAEALEHAHALGVVHRDIKPGNLLVDEAGALWVTDFGLARIQDAVGPTRTGDLIGTIRYMSPEQAGVIGEVVDHRADLYSLGATLYELLTLRPVFDGQDRRALLRQIALEEPVAPRKVDPTIPKDLETIVLKALSKEPRDRYADASTMADDLRRFLDDRAILARRPNPAERLARWGRRHRPLVATATISLVSCLAIGMLVLWGEHETTVAALAAKEEALEEAERARKEASEALRLSYGMMQGVTVKAMGELAVNDLISPETYSLAIDYFDRLSRIDSADTELMSMCGDAARWAGYLGAARQFLLVSRDLAERGWDPEIAADYRRAIELNERLLSESDHPEFAENLAVALDSFAWWLSWADPSRAVEAEQARMRSIDLWKGLAFRSPAVPGALRNWIESLVRMEDRLREGGREAEAEDLRSGCMATLDDLSRGDPGRRSLAAGGYRILADLAIARDRRPQGFDLLRKSIALNPHDPLTINNLAWALLNAPEMTAEQLREGMELARRAVGMAPRSGAIQNTVAVGLFRSGDLDGAEEAIRTSIRLNQGEVPIDHFLLSMIHHRRGDLEEARRQLDQGLKLIELRGLASADPETVRFRDEAAGLLESESGAERP; this is translated from the coding sequence ATGAACCGGCCCGAGGACGTTCGAAACGGCCGGGGAGTCGCCCTCGGCGGCACCCGGCCCCAGGGCGAGCCGACCACCACCGAGGGCGACCCGCCCACCGAGTCGCACGCCGGCCCGGCCTCCTCCCGGTCCGACTCCCGGGTGACGGCCGCCCTGGAGCGCTACCTCTCGGAGATCGAGGCGGGGAGGAAGCCCGACCGGGCCGCCTTCCTCGCCCTGCACCCGGGGATCGCCGAGGAGCTGGGGGACTGCCTCGACGGCCTCGACCTCGTCCGCTCCGCCGCCGACGACCTCGCCGGCACCGGCCGCTACGAGGCCCCCTTCCCGACGGCGACCGTGCTGGGGGACTTCCGGATCCTCCGGGAGATCGGCCGGGGGGGGATGGGGGTCGTCTACGAGGCGGAGCAGCGGTCGCTCGGCCGTCGGGTGGCGCTGAAGGTTTTGCCCTTCGCCGCCTCGCTGGACCCGAGGCAGCGGCAGCGGTTCCAGGTCGAGGCCCAGGCCGCGGCCCTGCTGCACCACGCGCACATCGTGCCGGTCTACGGCGTCGGCACCGACCGGGGCGTGCCCTTCTACGCCATGCAGTTCATCGACGGCCGCAGCCTCGCGGCGCTCATCGAGGAGCTGCGCGACCACCCCCGGCACCCCGGCCCGGGCCGCACCGAGGGCCCCGGGGCCGCGGCCGGGCCGGCGCCCTCCCCGCCGATCGGCCCCGACCCCACCCCGCCGAGGTCCGACGCCGAGGGCCCCCCGTCCTCCGGCGCCCGGTCGGGCCGCCGGTCCTCCTCCCGGGGGCGGTCCCGCGACCGGGAGTCCCACCGGTCGGCCGCCCGGCTCGGCCTCCAGGCGGCCGAGGCGCTGGAGCACGCCCACGCCCTGGGGGTGGTCCACCGCGACATCAAGCCCGGCAACCTGCTGGTCGACGAGGCCGGCGCCCTCTGGGTCACGGATTTCGGCCTCGCCCGCATCCAGGACGCCGTCGGCCCGACCCGGACCGGCGACCTGATCGGCACGATCCGCTACATGAGCCCCGAGCAGGCCGGGGTGATCGGCGAGGTGGTCGACCACCGCGCCGACCTCTACTCCCTCGGCGCCACGCTCTACGAGCTGCTGACCCTCCGCCCGGTCTTCGACGGCCAGGACCGCCGGGCCCTGCTCCGGCAGATCGCCCTGGAGGAGCCGGTCGCCCCCCGGAAGGTCGACCCGACGATCCCGAAGGACCTGGAGACGATCGTCCTGAAGGCCCTGTCCAAGGAGCCGAGGGACCGCTACGCCGACGCCTCCACCATGGCCGACGACCTCCGCCGCTTCCTCGACGACCGCGCCATCCTCGCCCGACGCCCCAACCCCGCCGAGCGGCTCGCCCGATGGGGGAGGCGCCACCGGCCCCTGGTCGCCACGGCGACGATCAGCCTGGTCTCCTGCCTGGCGATCGGCATGCTCGTGCTCTGGGGGGAGCACGAGACGACCGTCGCCGCCCTGGCGGCCAAGGAGGAGGCCCTCGAGGAGGCCGAGCGGGCCCGCAAGGAGGCCTCCGAGGCCCTCCGCCTGAGCTACGGCATGATGCAGGGCGTCACCGTCAAGGCGATGGGGGAGCTGGCCGTCAACGACCTGATCTCCCCCGAGACCTACTCCCTGGCGATCGACTACTTCGACCGCCTCTCCCGGATCGACAGCGCCGACACGGAGCTGATGTCCATGTGCGGCGACGCCGCCCGGTGGGCGGGCTACCTCGGCGCCGCCCGCCAGTTCCTGCTGGTCAGCCGGGACCTGGCCGAGCGCGGCTGGGACCCCGAGATCGCCGCCGACTACCGCCGGGCGATCGAGCTGAACGAGCGGCTGCTGTCCGAGTCCGACCACCCCGAGTTCGCCGAAAACCTGGCCGTCGCCCTGGATTCCTTCGCCTGGTGGCTCTCCTGGGCCGACCCCTCCCGTGCCGTCGAGGCCGAGCAGGCCCGGATGCGGTCGATCGACCTCTGGAAGGGGCTCGCCTTCCGCTCGCCGGCCGTCCCCGGCGCGCTGCGGAACTGGATCGAGTCCCTGGTGAGGATGGAGGACCGGCTCCGCGAGGGCGGCCGGGAGGCCGAGGCCGAGGACCTGCGCTCCGGCTGCATGGCGACGCTCGACGACCTCTCCCGGGGCGACCCGGGCCGCCGCTCCCTCGCCGCCGGCGGCTACCGGATCCTGGCCGACCTGGCCATCGCCCGGGACCGCCGCCCGCAGGGCTTCGACCTGCTGCGGAAGTCCATCGCCCTGAACCCCCACGACCCGCTGACGATCAACAACCTGGCCTGGGCCCTGCTCAACGCCCCCGAGATGACCGCCGAGCAGCTCCGGGAGGGGATGGAGCTGGCCCGTCGGGCCGTCGGCATGGCGCCCCGCTCCGGGGCGATCCAGAACACGGTGGCCGTCGGCCTCTTCCGCTCGGGGGACCTCGACGGCGCCGAGGAGGCGATCCGGACCTCCATCCGGCTCAACCAGGGCGAGGTCCCGATCGACCATTTCCTGCTCTCGATGATCCACCACCGCCGGGGGGATCTGGAGGAGGCCCGCCGCCAGCTCGACCAGGGCCTCAAGCTCATCGAGCTGCGCGGGCTCGCCTCGGCCGACCCCGAGACGGTCCGATTCCGGGACGAGGCGGCGGGACTCCTCGAATCGGAGTCCGGCGCGGAGCGTCCCTAG